In a single window of the Sylvia atricapilla isolate bSylAtr1 chromosome 18, bSylAtr1.pri, whole genome shotgun sequence genome:
- the SMIM36 gene encoding small integral membrane protein 36, with amino-acid sequence MKLHSLGLPSLAWDQMEFYLEIDPVTLNLIILVSSYVILLLVFLISCVLYDCRGKDPSKEYAPEVPADTQPPIRLVVMQQGSPGTRWAKGLISAYENPADLPGKRTTVV; translated from the coding sequence ATGAAACTTCATTCTCTGGGTTTGCCCTCACTAGCATGGGACCAAATGGAGTTTTATTTGGAGATTGACCCCGTTACCTTGAATCTCATCATTCTGGTATCTAGCTATGTCATtttgcttctggttttcctGATCTCCTGCGTGCTCTATGACTGCAGAGGGAAGGATCCCAGCAAGGAATATGCTCCTGAGGTCCCTGCAGACACCCAGCCCCCGATCCGGCTGGTGGTGATGCAGCAGGGCTCCCCTGGCACTCGCTGGGCAAAGGGGCTCATCTCTGCCTACGAGAACCCTGCTGACCTGCCTGGGAAAAGGACTACAGTTGTGTGA